CTGGTATTTTTGCCTCCTATGAGCAGAATGCTGCTTGTAAATGCAGTCagtttcattttccaatttcaATATTCTTCTTTTTGATTGTTTACTGCATTAAATGTAAAGTGGCATAATAATATAAACTGTTTAGGCAAAgaaatttgaaaataaaaatgatacatCGTTATGTATTATGATCTATAAAACTTAGATTACACCATTCTATAAAACTCTTTGTAACATGGTTTTTATCTAACACAAATATGATATTTGACCACAAAATATAGAGTTTTTGTACTGGGGAACAAAATATGtccaattaataaataaaattatatgcaaatgaacgtgagtatttatttattgcactTCTAAAAAGTCTGCACTTTTTCAGCCCCTCCGTGTTTCTTTCTACCATCCGTTTGAGAAACTCCCAGTGATTAGCAATGGCAAACGCGCACTGCGCACGCTCAGTTCTAGAAGGACTCAGACACACGTGCTGCGTATTTGCGCGTTTGTCAATGCAGGGaaatcgtgtgtgtgtgtgtgtgtgtgtgtgtgtgagagagagagagagagagagagagagagtgtatATTTGTGTTAATATTTACACTATTTTagttatatttttgtatttctcaGATTTAACTGGTGCCATGGTACTAAATTACAAAACATATTGACGTTAATGGTACGATGTTAAAGTGTGATTAAATAAACCGTTTTGGTAAACTgtgtaaaaaataaactgttttgCTAAAATAAAATCTGGCATAGACGTTTAAGGATTTAAAAAGACTGACATCATTTGCTTCATTAGCTTCAGTTTAGCAGCCTGATTGGCTGCCTTGGTCATGTGTACCGCCTCCAGGTTGAAGGTCAGAAGGATCTGGCTGTACTGGTCTCACCTGTACCCCATTCCTACCTCACATTCCTGCCTACATCATTCCAAGCTGAGTTTCACTGAAACTTGTCTCTGCCACCAGTCTTGAGGACGCCTCTGTACAAGGTGCCACCAAATGTCTCAGAGAAACGGCACAGGAGCGCAGGAACAGCCAGGCACAGTGGGCAAGGGTCGAAGGTCATCTCTCGGCCACCGCAAAGCTGAACATGCGGTGGTGCTGTGCGACTTTTGCACTGGGAAGAAGCGcaaagctgtcaagtcctgcctgtcctgccttgCCTCTTACTGcgaaactcacctccagcctcactacGAATACCCGGCTTTTATGAAGCATGAAATTGTCAAAGCCACAGGAAAAATCCAGGACAAGATATGCCCTCGGCATGACAAACTGCTGGAGTTTTACTGCTGTACAGATCAGCTCTGTATCTGTTCACTCTGCATGATGAATGAGCATGAAAACCACAAAACGGTCCATGCAGCAGTAGAAAGGACCGAGAAACAGGTAAGGACATAAAGTGCATGTTGGTTGCCCACCTGATTGGCCTGCTGTGAGTTTAGGTGACTCTTTAGGTGACTAAGCTAACTTACCTGAAAATTCCTGATCACAGTGTGTGCTCAGTAATACTATGTATGTTACTGTATCAGCTGAAGCTGTGGACCTATAGTACATGGCATCTTTCTATTTTAATtcaatgcatttatttcataGCCTGGTGCTTTTATTGAGAGTCAATGTGAATAAGAAAGACACTGTTAGAGAAGTGATGGCAggcactgcacactggctgTCTTATGCTTTACAACATACCTCTGTATATTCACAGAAGCTTCTTGGTCCGACCTTACTGCAGTCCCAGCAGAAGATCCAGGGAAAGGTGAAGAAATGGCAGGATCTGAATCAGACAGTGGAGCTTCTCAAGGTGGACATAGATGCTGGAGAAGGGGGAAGAGAGCTGGCTTGGGGGAAATCTGACTTAACCAATCACGTGTCTTCTCTCTGCATCTCCTGAAGCATTCAGCACAGGTGGCCTTGGAGGAGAATGAAAGGGTGTTCACCAACTTCATCCGCTCCATTGAGAGAAGACACTTTGAGGTGAAAGAGCTGATCAGAAATCAGGAGAAGGCTGCGGTCTCCAAAGCAGAAGGAGTCCTAAGCGGACTGGAGCAGGAGATCGTGGAGATGAGGAGGAGACACTCGGAGCTGGAGCAGCTCTCGCAAACCGACGATCACATCCATTTTCTTCAGGTAAtctttcttctgatgtagcagcacaCAGTAGACAATGAGTAGGCAGTGTGTCTCTTAGGacagtggttttcaacctgtgggccgcgaccccctagtgggccgcgacggtattgcaggggggcgccaattattattaatagaaattgtaatattgttaatataataaaaaatgtctaatcaaaatcaaataaatcataatttgatatataattaaataaattaccagtttattcaataaagacaattaacagccttgcttccgagtacttagttaacccgacacaaaaagcgggatcatttaaattcttttgcagtgggccgcggaaacatatgtgtttggctgtgtgggccgtgagttaaaaaaggttgggaaccactgtctTAGGACACCTGAACTCACAGTATACCTATCTATCTCCATTCCCTTCTGAACAGAGCTGGCAGGTTTTTGGTGCCCCTTCCAACTATGAAGATCTGTTCAACATCAGTATCAACCACCAGGTTTCATTTGTTGCTCTGAGAAAAGCCATATCGGATATGAAAATGCAACTAGAGGATGTCTGCAAGGGCGAAATGGACAAGATTGCTGCTAGAGGTATATAGTCTGTATGCTTTTTGGATGTGGAACACAGCATTTTTGTTTAATCAGTCAcgaatataatttaaaaaatcttatAGCACCTAAATGTATATGATATAGACATGCCCCATGCTTTAAATGGCTTGTGATCATCTCATTAATACCTGCCTTCTGTTCATTACCACCCAACAGCCAAAGAGATTCAAATTATAGACACCAGAGAACCCAAGGCCAGTGATGACATCTTACCCTGTGAGCAAACACTCCTACTGGACATGAGCTGTCTGTACACAGAGAGGCTAGAATCTTCCAAGTTGAATGACGGAAAGAGCCTGTGCAGAGTGCAGTTGCACTCTTCTGTAGTCCAGTGTGCATCTTTCTGTGTGACTTCAGAACAGTCAACCCACTTCCTTACCGATTAACACAGCACAGTTTTATGGGTCTTGTGACTATGTTGTGTTCATCTCCTTCCATCAGATTCCTGTCAGCTCGTGCTGGATCCCAACACGGCCCACAAAAACCTCGTCCTCTCTAAGGGGAACACGGAGCTGATGATGAAGAGCCAAGAGCAGCCGTATCCCAGTCACCCTCAGAGATTTGACCACTGGCAGCAGGTTTTGTGCTTGGAGGGCCTGAAAGACGGCAGATTCTACTGGGAGCTGGACTGGAAAGGCAGTGAGGTAGATATAGCTGTGGTCTATAAAGGGATCAGCAGGAAAGGCGCCAGCAACAACTGCAGCTTCGGCTGGAACGAAAAGTCCTGGAGTCTGTACTGCTCACGCTCAAAATGCTGCTTTGTACACGACAGTGTGAGCACGACGCTGGCTGTGCCACATTCCCCCAGAATTGGGGTCTTTCTGGATCACCGGGCTGGAATCCTGTGCTACTACAGCATCTCCGATACAAGGAACCTCATCCACCGAGTCCAGACCGAATTTACTGAACCACTGTACCCGGGATTTGGGCTCTGGGGATACGGGTCATCCATATCCCTCCACTAGGCCCCTGACAGAATGAAGGAGACCACCCTATTAAAACATCGCACGCATTTATGATCTTAGCCAATACCTTGATAGAGAAATCTATCATAATATGTTTCCTCTCTGCAACTAAAAAAAACCAGGGTACTCACAAGAACTTGATAAATTTGTGTcatttacttattaattttGCAATATGAAGTTTTATGTATTCAAAACTTTACATGCATAATACTTCTTAATTAAATGGATATGTATGTCAAATCAATACCCACTGCACTGATAATTACTGATTACTGCATTGGTCGAAATGATTTGAAAAGCTCCATACTTTTAACACATGACAGTATTAGTTACAGGCAAGTTGAGAACAGCagtgtacactcacctaaaggattattaggaacaccatactaatacagtgtttgaccccctttcgccttcagaactgccttaattctacgtggcattgattcaacaaggtgctgaaagcattctttagaaatgttggcccatattgataggatagcatcttgcagttgatggagatttgtgggatgcacatccagggcacgaagctcccgttccaccacatcccaaagatgctctattgggttgagatctgctGACTGTGGGGgtcattgtagtacagtgaactcattgtcatgttcaagaaaccaatttgaaatgattcgagctttgtgacattatcctgctggaagtagccatcagaggatgggtacatggtggtcataaagggatggatatggtcagaaacaatgctcaggtaggccgtggcatttaaacgatgcccaattggcactaaggggcctaaagtgtgccaagaaaacatcccccacaccattacaccaccaccaccagcctgcacagtggtaacaaggcatgatggatccatgttttcattctgtttacgccaaattctgactctaccatttgaatgtctcaacagaaatcgagactcatcagaccaggcaacatttttccagtcttcaactgtccaattttgttgagctcgtgcaaattgtagcctctttttcctatttgtagtggagatgagtggtacccggtggggtcttctgctgttgtagctcatctgcctcaaggttgtgcgtgttgtggcttcacaaatgctttgctgcatacctcggttgtaacgagtggttatttcagtcaaagttgctcttctatcagcttgaatcagtcggcccattctcctctgacctctagcatcaacaaggcattttcgcccacaggactgccgcatactggatgtttttccctttgcacaccattctttgtaaaccctagaaatggttgtgcgtgaaaatcccagtaactgagcatattgtgaaatactcagaccggcccgtctggcaccaacaaccatgccacgctcaaaattgcttaaatcacctttctttcccattctgacattcagtttggcgttccggagattgtcttgaccaggaccacacccctaaatgcattgaagcaactgccatgtgattggttgattagataattgcattaatgagaaattgaacaggtgttcctaataatcctttaggtgagtgtaggttTATGTGTGAGAATGTGTGTCAATGGGTCATTCAGCACTCCATCTTCCTGCTACATGTGGCCTAATACACAAGTCAATATATAAGTTGGAGAAGCCATGCACACGGTATGTGAGGTAGTGAAACGTGCCACTACAGGAGCACATGGGTGGGGCTGCATCTTTTCTGCTTCTTGGGCTAGCTATACTGAAGATGCTCCCCCTCTAGAATGGGTTTCCCCTGAATGCCACTGGAAGTAGATCACTGGCAGGGCTTGTGGTGGATGTCCATGTGCAATACTGATGAGGGAAACGCCCATGTGTTCTGCTTCAGAGCAACCTGTGGGTGGAGTTGCCTCATACCCAAAGCCTCTCAGTTACACCTGCCCTGCGGGTGTACAGTAAACAACGACTGTCTTTTTATTCTCAGACTCTTGGGTTTACAGTATGCGCAGGAAATTATAGCCGTCTGCACAGTATAAATTACAGGGATGAGTATGAATTGGATCCAAACGACTTAGCTACCAAGTaaagaaacaaacaataatTTCATGGCCCGTGCCTGTTTTTGACTGCCCTCCTGCTGTGACATAAGGTAGAGCAGGTTGGACCGACAAACGTCCTCATTCTTGTTGCAACGTAAAATAATTTCAA
The nucleotide sequence above comes from Paramormyrops kingsleyae isolate MSU_618 chromosome 3, PKINGS_0.4, whole genome shotgun sequence. Encoded proteins:
- the ftr14l gene encoding tripartite motif-containing protein 16, which produces MSQRNGTGAQEQPGTVGKGRRSSLGHRKAEHAVVLCDFCTGKKRKAVKSCLSCLASYCETHLQPHYEYPAFMKHEIVKATGKIQDKICPRHDKLLEFYCCTDQLCICSLCMMNEHENHKTVHAAVERTEKQKLLGPTLLQSQQKIQGKVKKWQDLNQTVELLKHSAQVALEENERVFTNFIRSIERRHFEVKELIRNQEKAAVSKAEGVLSGLEQEIVEMRRRHSELEQLSQTDDHIHFLQSWQVFGAPSNYEDLFNISINHQVSFVALRKAISDMKMQLEDVCKGEMDKIAARAKEIQIIDTREPKASDDILPYSCQLVLDPNTAHKNLVLSKGNTELMMKSQEQPYPSHPQRFDHWQQVLCLEGLKDGRFYWELDWKGSEVDIAVVYKGISRKGASNNCSFGWNEKSWSLYCSRSKCCFVHDSVSTTLAVPHSPRIGVFLDHRAGILCYYSISDTRNLIHRVQTEFTEPLYPGFGLWGYGSSISLH